The following are from one region of the Chanos chanos chromosome 10, fChaCha1.1, whole genome shotgun sequence genome:
- the cxcr4b gene encoding C-X-C chemokine receptor type 4b yields the protein MAFYDVVVFDYDDSNDTGSGDTDFAGELCDIAVSHDFQRIFLPIVYGIIFILGIVGNGLVVIVMGYQKKSKNMTDKYRLHLSIADLLFVLTLPFWAVDAASSWYFGGFLCVAVHMIHTINLYSSVLILAFISLDRYLAVVRATNSLSARRLLAERVIYIGVWLPAALLTVPDLVFAKAHVTGTRISCDRIYPEEGNVIWRAAFHFQYVLVGFVLPGLIILICYCIIICKLSNGSKSKIQKKKALKTTVILILCFFICWLPYCVGILVDSLLTLNVISLSCTLEASLQKWILITEALAYFHCCLNPILYAFLGVKFKKSACNALSLSSRSSHKILTKKRGPISSVSTESESSSALSS from the exons ATGGCTTTTTATGAC GTCGTTGTGTTTGATTACGATGACAGCAACGACACTGGGTCAGGAGACACTGACTTCGCCGGAGAATTGTGTGATATAGCAGTCAGCCATGATTTTCAAAGGATTTTTCTGCCCATTGTATACGGAATTATCTTCATTCTTGGAATCGTGGGCAAtggactggtggtgattgtgaTGGGCTACCAGAAGAAGTCaaaaaacatgactgacaaATACCGGCTACATCTCTCCATCGCTGACCTCTTGTTTGTCCTCACGCTGCCCTTCTGGGCAGTGGATGCAGCCAGCAGTTGGTACTTCGGAGGctttctctgtgttgctgtgCACATGATCCACACTATTAACCTGTACAGCAGCGTGCTTATTTTGGCTTTCATTAGCCTCGACAGATATCTGGCAGTTGTGCGCGCGACGAACAGTCTGTCAGCCAGAAGATTACTTGCAGAGCGCGTTATTTACATAGGAGTGTGGCTGCCTGCTGCCCTTCTCACGGTGCCTGATCTGGTGTTTGCCAAAGCGCACGTTACGGGCACGAGGATCAGCTGCGACCGAATCTATCCGGAGGAGGGCAACGTTATATGGAGggctgcttttcattttcaatacgTTCTCGTGGGCTTTGTGCTACCGGGTCTCATAATTCTTATCTGCTACTGTATCATTATCTGCAAGTTGTCCAATGGCTCCAAGAGTAAGATACAGAAGAAGAAGGCACTGAAGACCACAGTCATCCTCATCCTCTGCTTTTTCATCTGCTGGCTTCCCTATTGTGTTGGCATTTTAGTGGACTCCCTACTGACGCTGAATGTAATCTCCCTTAGCTGTACTCTGGAGGCGAGTCTACAAAAGTGGATCCTAATCACAGAGGCCCTGGCATACTTCCACTGTTGTCTGAACCCCATTCTCTACGCTTTCCTTGGAGTGAAGTTCAAGAAATCTGCCTGTAATGCACTGAGCTTGAGCAGTCGATCAAGTCACAAGATTCTGACCAAGAAGAGGGGACCAATTTCTTCTGTATCCACAGAATCCGAATCCTCCAGTGCTTTGTCCAGCTAA